Proteins from a genomic interval of Clostridium sp. AN503:
- a CDS encoding ABC transporter substrate-binding protein → MKKALPILMALSMAAALGGCSGNKPAEATTAAGTTADTAAKTAETTAANTAEATTANESADSSKPAGAESESKAASAQAELPKAPDVTVRTGSLKGPTSMGLVQLMDKQEKGEALCDYEFTMVTAADELLGKVVNGDLDIALVPANVASVLYNKTEGGISVIDINTLGVLDIVASDDSIKSIADLKGKTLYLTGKGTTPDYVIRYLLTENGLSDSDVTLEYKSEAAEVAAVLKDQADAIGLLPQPFVTAACAQNENLKIVLDLTKEWQAVQGNGGSQLVTGVTIVRNAFLEEYPDAVTLFLAEHKESAAFANENPDEASELIAAAGIIEKAPIAKKALPYCNITCITGEEMKTALSGYLKVLSDQDPKSVGGKLPEDGFYFIP, encoded by the coding sequence ATGAAAAAAGCATTACCGATCTTGATGGCATTATCCATGGCTGCAGCCCTTGGCGGCTGTTCCGGCAACAAACCGGCTGAGGCCACAACGGCGGCAGGGACTACTGCTGACACAGCTGCAAAGACAGCTGAAACTACGGCTGCTAACACAGCTGAGGCCACAACGGCAAATGAGAGCGCCGATTCCAGCAAGCCCGCAGGCGCGGAGTCCGAAAGCAAGGCAGCTTCCGCACAGGCCGAACTTCCAAAAGCGCCGGATGTTACCGTCCGCACAGGCTCCCTGAAGGGACCGACCTCCATGGGACTGGTACAGCTGATGGACAAGCAGGAAAAGGGAGAAGCCCTCTGCGATTATGAATTCACCATGGTAACTGCGGCGGACGAGCTGCTGGGCAAGGTGGTAAACGGTGATCTGGATATCGCTCTGGTGCCTGCCAATGTTGCCAGCGTACTCTATAACAAGACCGAGGGCGGGATCTCCGTCATCGATATCAATACCCTGGGCGTGCTGGATATCGTAGCATCTGACGATTCTATCAAGTCCATTGCCGATTTAAAAGGCAAGACCCTCTATCTGACTGGGAAAGGTACTACGCCCGACTATGTGATCCGCTACCTGCTCACCGAGAACGGACTCAGCGATTCCGATGTGACCCTGGAGTATAAGTCCGAAGCCGCAGAGGTCGCCGCTGTCTTAAAGGACCAGGCGGACGCGATCGGCCTGCTCCCGCAGCCGTTTGTCACTGCCGCCTGCGCGCAGAACGAGAACTTAAAGATCGTGCTGGATTTAACAAAAGAATGGCAGGCTGTGCAGGGCAATGGCGGCAGCCAGTTAGTCACCGGCGTGACAATCGTGCGCAACGCATTTCTTGAAGAATACCCGGATGCAGTCACTCTGTTCCTTGCAGAGCACAAGGAATCCGCCGCATTTGCCAACGAAAACCCGGACGAGGCCTCTGAGCTGATCGCTGCCGCCGGCATCATTGAAAAAGCCCCGATCGCAAAAAAAGCGCTTCCCTACTGCAATATCACCTGTATAACCGGAGAAGAGATGAAGACGGCGCTGAGCGGCTATCTCAAGGTACTGTCCGACCAGGACCCCAAGTCTGTAGGCGGCAAGCTGCCTGAGGACGGATTCTACTTTATCCCATAA
- a CDS encoding ATP-binding cassette domain-containing protein, with amino-acid sequence MEPFRLVTDHLSKTYGDLDIFKDLNFTLESGQTYCLMGPSGCGKTTLFRVLLGLEPASGGSFRLVSHDGDSFYPKLNIKGIRQHRTGLPLVAVFQENRLCDSFSPLDNVLLGVRNTMDREAVYRELCLLLPEEAILRPAATLSGGMKRRVAILRALLAPSCGILMDEPFTGLDEDTKSTVIAYIKEKTAGKLLMVSTHQEEDIPALNGKLLRLF; translated from the coding sequence ATGGAACCTTTCCGACTGGTCACAGACCATCTGTCCAAAACCTACGGGGATCTGGACATTTTCAAAGATTTGAACTTTACCCTGGAATCCGGGCAGACCTACTGCCTGATGGGTCCTTCCGGCTGCGGCAAGACAACCCTGTTCCGGGTCCTGTTGGGACTGGAGCCTGCAAGCGGGGGAAGTTTCCGGCTTGTATCCCACGATGGAGACAGCTTTTATCCGAAGTTAAATATCAAAGGAATCAGACAGCACCGCACCGGTCTGCCTCTAGTGGCGGTATTTCAGGAAAACCGTCTCTGTGACAGCTTCTCGCCTTTGGACAATGTACTGCTGGGCGTCAGAAATACCATGGACCGGGAAGCTGTCTACCGGGAACTGTGCCTTCTTCTGCCGGAAGAAGCCATACTCCGCCCTGCTGCCACCTTGAGCGGCGGCATGAAACGCCGCGTAGCGATTCTGCGGGCACTCCTCGCCCCATCCTGTGGAATCCTCATGGATGAGCCGTTCACCGGGCTTGACGAGGATACCAAGAGCACGGTGATCGCTTATATAAAAGAAAAAACCGCCGGCAAACTCCTGATGGTGTCTACCCATCAGGAAGAAGATATACCGGCATTAAACGGAAAACTGCTGCGCCTGTTCTAG
- a CDS encoding SpoIIE family protein phosphatase, which yields MGVTVDVAYKSLNKFSEVLCGDKVEILQTRDSNIMILADGMGSGVKANILATLTSKILGTMFLNGATLEECVETIVQTLPICQVRQVAYATFSILQVFHNGEAYLVEFDNPSCIFIRGGKLMPIPQNIREVEGKKINEYRFKVQKGDALILMSDGTIHAGVGQLLNFGWLWEDIAQYAVKQYALTISAMRLATAICHACDELYQYRPGDDTTVACMRIINAKPVHLMTGPARDQADDEKMVRDFMGGDETTKRIVCGGTSATIVSRVLKRPLDVSMDYVDPDIPPIAYMKGIELVTEGVLTLNRVIQLLKRYVKNETVSEEFFLELDKPNGASMVAKMLIEDCTELHLYVGKAINSAYQNPGLPFDLGIRQNLVEQLKHVVEEMGKPVTVTYY from the coding sequence ATGGGAGTTACCGTAGACGTTGCTTACAAGAGCCTGAATAAATTTTCGGAGGTCCTCTGCGGCGACAAGGTAGAGATCCTGCAGACCAGGGACTCCAACATCATGATCCTTGCGGACGGCATGGGAAGCGGTGTAAAGGCCAATATCCTGGCAACCCTGACTTCCAAGATCCTGGGGACCATGTTCTTAAACGGCGCCACTCTGGAGGAGTGCGTGGAGACGATCGTGCAGACCCTGCCGATCTGCCAGGTGCGGCAGGTGGCCTATGCGACCTTCAGCATCCTTCAGGTCTTTCACAATGGGGAAGCCTATCTGGTGGAGTTCGACAATCCGAGCTGCATTTTTATCCGCGGCGGGAAGCTGATGCCCATCCCCCAGAACATCCGGGAGGTGGAAGGCAAGAAGATCAATGAATACCGTTTCAAGGTACAAAAAGGGGACGCCCTGATCCTGATGAGCGACGGCACGATCCATGCCGGCGTGGGGCAGCTCTTAAACTTTGGCTGGCTGTGGGAGGACATAGCACAGTATGCGGTGAAGCAGTATGCCCTGACCATCTCAGCCATGCGTCTGGCGACGGCGATCTGCCACGCCTGCGACGAACTGTACCAGTACCGTCCGGGAGATGACACCACGGTGGCCTGTATGCGCATTATCAACGCCAAGCCGGTGCACCTGATGACGGGCCCGGCCCGGGATCAGGCAGATGATGAGAAGATGGTGCGGGATTTCATGGGCGGGGATGAGACCACCAAGCGCATCGTGTGCGGCGGTACCAGCGCCACCATCGTATCCCGGGTGCTGAAACGGCCTTTGGACGTATCCATGGATTATGTGGATCCGGATATCCCGCCGATCGCCTATATGAAGGGGATCGAGCTGGTGACAGAAGGCGTGCTCACCCTAAACCGGGTGATCCAGCTATTGAAACGCTACGTGAAGAATGAGACCGTTTCGGAGGAGTTCTTCCTGGAGCTTGACAAGCCCAACGGCGCGTCCATGGTGGCAAAGATGCTGATCGAGGACTGCACCGAGCTGCATCTGTATGTGGGAAAAGCGATCAACAGCGCCTACCAGAATCCGGGGCTGCCCTTTGACCTGGGTATCCGTCAGAATCTGGTAGAGCAGTTAAAGCATGTGGTAGAAGAGATGGGGAAACCGGTGACGGTCACCTATTATTGA
- a CDS encoding (2Fe-2S) ferredoxin domain-containing protein codes for MRVTICIGSACHLKGSREIIQQMQELVKANGVSDKVDLNGAFCTGNCVNGVCVTVDGTLHSLKPEDTKEFFEKEILGRL; via the coding sequence ATGAGAGTAACTATCTGTATCGGAAGCGCATGTCATTTAAAGGGTTCAAGAGAGATCATCCAGCAGATGCAGGAGCTGGTAAAAGCGAACGGCGTATCAGACAAGGTTGACTTAAACGGCGCATTCTGCACCGGCAACTGTGTCAACGGGGTCTGCGTGACCGTAGACGGGACCCTGCATTCCCTGAAACCGGAAGACACCAAAGAATTCTTTGAGAAGGAAATCCTCGGGAGGCTGTAA
- a CDS encoding [Fe-Fe] hydrogenase large subunit C-terminal domain-containing protein, protein MAIIDFKATKCRHCYKCVRNCEVKAIMVKDGRAEIMPDNCILCGRCLQICPQSAKTLISDLGLVKGMLARGEKVVVSIAPSYMGLLKYHTIGQVRAALMRLGFADVRETSEGAALVTEEYAQLLEAGQMENIITTCCPSVNDLIEKYYPQLIPWLAPVVSPMVAHGMMIKKQMGDVKVVFLGPCIAKKREAQDVRHEGYIDAVLNFNDINLWLQEEDIVIEDCEDMPFVHMDPRVNRLYPVTNGVVNSVLATEKQVDHYRKFYVHGEKNCMDLCRSMIRGEITGCFIEMNMCSGGCIKGPTVNDETISRFKVKLDMEETIQRDPVPKTETGPVLEAISLKKIFLDRSPKDPVPTESQVQQILAMTGKLRPDDELNCGACGYPTCREKAIAVFQKKAELNMCIPFMYEKSESFANLVMETSPNVVLIVDENMKIMEYSAVGEKYFGKTRAEALQMYLYEFIDPVDFQWVFDTHQNIHGKKVSYPDLNLDTLQNIVYIEKENVVLATFIDITKEEEQARVDYEKKLDTIDLAQKVIHKQMMVAQEIAGLLGETTAETKTTLTTLCRTLLEDGSDNGGR, encoded by the coding sequence ATGGCGATAATTGACTTTAAGGCAACCAAGTGCCGGCACTGCTACAAATGCGTGCGCAACTGTGAAGTCAAGGCCATCATGGTAAAGGACGGACGGGCGGAGATCATGCCGGACAACTGTATCCTGTGCGGCCGCTGCCTGCAGATCTGTCCCCAGTCAGCCAAGACTCTCATCAGCGATCTGGGCCTGGTAAAAGGGATGCTGGCCCGCGGCGAAAAGGTGGTGGTATCCATAGCCCCGTCCTACATGGGCTTGTTAAAATACCATACCATCGGCCAGGTGCGCGCGGCCCTTATGCGTCTTGGCTTCGCCGATGTGCGTGAGACCTCAGAAGGCGCGGCCCTGGTGACGGAAGAGTATGCGCAGTTATTGGAGGCAGGCCAGATGGAGAATATCATCACCACCTGCTGTCCCAGCGTCAACGACCTGATCGAAAAATACTATCCCCAGCTGATCCCGTGGCTGGCCCCGGTGGTGTCGCCGATGGTAGCCCACGGGATGATGATCAAAAAGCAGATGGGCGATGTGAAGGTAGTATTCCTTGGCCCCTGCATTGCCAAGAAAAGGGAGGCGCAGGATGTGCGCCACGAAGGCTACATAGACGCAGTCCTTAACTTCAACGACATCAACCTCTGGCTTCAGGAGGAGGACATCGTCATAGAGGACTGCGAGGATATGCCGTTTGTCCACATGGACCCGCGGGTGAACCGCCTCTACCCTGTGACCAACGGCGTGGTGAATTCCGTCCTTGCCACGGAGAAACAGGTGGATCATTACCGCAAGTTCTACGTGCACGGAGAGAAGAACTGTATGGATCTGTGCCGCAGCATGATACGGGGTGAGATCACCGGCTGCTTTATTGAGATGAATATGTGCTCCGGCGGCTGCATCAAGGGGCCGACCGTCAACGACGAGACCATATCCCGGTTCAAGGTGAAGCTGGATATGGAAGAGACGATCCAGAGGGACCCGGTCCCGAAGACCGAGACTGGCCCGGTTTTAGAGGCCATATCCTTAAAAAAGATATTCCTGGACCGTTCCCCGAAGGACCCTGTCCCCACAGAGAGCCAGGTCCAGCAGATCCTGGCCATGACAGGCAAGCTGCGTCCGGACGACGAGCTAAACTGCGGCGCCTGCGGCTATCCGACCTGCCGGGAGAAGGCGATCGCCGTTTTCCAGAAGAAGGCGGAGCTCAACATGTGTATCCCGTTCATGTACGAGAAGTCCGAGTCCTTCGCCAATCTGGTGATGGAGACCTCGCCCAACGTGGTGCTGATCGTGGATGAGAACATGAAGATCATGGAGTACTCGGCCGTGGGCGAGAAGTATTTTGGCAAGACCCGGGCGGAGGCACTTCAGATGTACTTATATGAGTTCATCGATCCGGTGGATTTCCAGTGGGTATTCGACACTCATCAGAACATTCACGGTAAGAAGGTGAGCTATCCGGATCTAAACCTGGACACCCTTCAGAACATTGTATACATAGAGAAAGAAAATGTAGTGCTCGCCACCTTCATCGATATTACGAAGGAAGAAGAACAGGCGCGGGTGGACTATGAGAAGAAGCTGGATACCATCGACCTGGCGCAGAAGGTCATCCACAAGCAGATGATGGTTGCTCAGGAGATCGCGGGCCTTTTGGGAGAGACGACGGCGGAGACCAAGACTACCCTGACCACCTTATGCCGGACACTGCTTGAGGACGGCAGCGATAACGGAGGTAGATAG
- a CDS encoding DegV family protein, with amino-acid sequence MEKKITIAADINGDIPGCLADEYGIVILPQYYRFDMDEMVYGDERRLSASEFFARMSGGERAFSMGCNPQRVRELLEPRLAAGEELICIMFSSALSGSYNTVSMVADQLREEYPESRIQVIDTRNASFGQGILACRAAKRCLEGGSFEEIVQAVEQEIPLVNLWFAVNDLKYLVWGGRLGGVSACLGTVLDIKPVLTVNEAGQIVARNKVRTLKRAVTFMMELLKEKQGGYPEVGIVHSGCEALAGELRERLLREKLKGVEEIIVSEINPTIGAHIGPDAVGVVFLKKQ; translated from the coding sequence ATGGAAAAGAAGATCACAATCGCAGCGGATATTAATGGGGATATTCCGGGATGTCTGGCGGATGAATACGGGATCGTCATCCTGCCCCAGTATTACAGATTTGATATGGATGAAATGGTGTACGGTGATGAACGGAGATTAAGCGCCTCCGAGTTTTTTGCACGGATGTCAGGAGGGGAGCGCGCCTTTTCCATGGGCTGCAACCCGCAGCGGGTCAGAGAACTCTTAGAACCGCGGCTGGCAGCCGGGGAAGAGCTTATCTGTATCATGTTTTCTTCTGCGCTCAGCGGCAGCTATAACACGGTCTCCATGGTGGCGGACCAGCTCCGGGAGGAATACCCGGAGAGCCGGATCCAGGTGATCGACACCCGAAACGCCTCCTTTGGACAGGGGATCCTGGCCTGCCGTGCAGCAAAGCGGTGTCTGGAGGGAGGTTCTTTTGAGGAGATCGTCCAGGCGGTGGAGCAGGAGATCCCCCTTGTGAATCTCTGGTTTGCGGTCAATGACCTAAAATACTTGGTCTGGGGCGGCAGGCTTGGAGGTGTGAGCGCCTGCCTCGGGACGGTCCTTGATATCAAGCCGGTCCTGACAGTCAATGAGGCCGGGCAGATCGTGGCAAGGAATAAGGTGCGCACTTTGAAGCGGGCGGTCACTTTTATGATGGAGCTTTTAAAGGAAAAGCAGGGCGGGTACCCGGAAGTGGGAATCGTCCATTCAGGGTGTGAGGCGCTGGCGGGCGAGCTGCGGGAGCGGCTCCTGCGGGAAAAACTGAAAGGTGTGGAGGAGATCATCGTTTCAGAGATCAACCCAACGATCGGCGCTCACATTGGGCCGGATGCGGTGGGAGTGGTATTTTTGAAAAAACAGTAA
- a CDS encoding radical SAM protein, which produces MDKKILLVHPEVSRNKYNFNGILENEPLELEYISAVLKQAGYFPEIFDVPREEITLEEKLRQYRPDVFYICGRIKQEAFMKEYIRLAKRLNPQVVTIVGGLHVQKNQERFYMPETDFILTTFDVLQIPGIIEGKDLGEIPGLCHRENGQWQCSPAQPFDIRRLPWPDRSYYYAHPDHYNYFELPHCAQVRTAYSCAFRCKFCYRNVLNCGTYTARDIEDVVEEIASIDSEGIYIIDDDFLLDARRIRRFIDLVRERGIHKKYVCMGRVDFILKNRDLIRDFAAIGLVYLVVGLEAVEDTYLKQYNKRTKISWNAECVRFTNELGIKIFGMFIVDLDFEKRDFDRLYTWIAAQGVKNVAISIFTPVPGTEIYSDYADKLITEDPGHWDYMHLVCRPEKLSVRKYYFYYYVLLIRLFLLARRQGVYDMVDYKSYILSFLKNMVRGKGSR; this is translated from the coding sequence ATGGATAAAAAAATATTGCTGGTCCATCCGGAAGTATCCCGGAACAAATATAATTTTAACGGGATTTTGGAAAATGAGCCGTTGGAGCTGGAGTATATCAGCGCGGTCTTAAAGCAGGCGGGCTATTTTCCGGAGATATTCGACGTGCCCAGGGAGGAGATAACCCTGGAGGAAAAACTGCGGCAGTACCGGCCGGATGTGTTCTACATCTGCGGCAGGATCAAGCAGGAAGCGTTTATGAAAGAGTATATCCGTCTGGCAAAAAGACTGAACCCGCAGGTTGTCACGATCGTGGGCGGGCTTCATGTGCAGAAGAACCAGGAGCGGTTTTATATGCCTGAGACGGATTTCATCCTGACCACCTTTGATGTTCTCCAGATCCCAGGGATCATAGAGGGGAAGGATCTGGGCGAGATTCCAGGCCTTTGTCACAGGGAAAACGGACAGTGGCAATGCAGCCCGGCACAGCCCTTTGATATCCGCCGTCTGCCCTGGCCGGACCGCAGCTATTATTACGCGCATCCGGATCACTACAATTATTTTGAGCTCCCTCACTGCGCCCAGGTGAGGACCGCTTACTCCTGTGCCTTTCGCTGCAAGTTCTGCTACCGGAACGTGCTCAACTGCGGCACGTATACGGCGCGGGATATTGAAGATGTGGTGGAGGAGATCGCCTCCATAGACAGTGAAGGGATCTATATCATTGATGATGATTTTCTGCTGGATGCGAGGCGGATCCGCCGTTTTATCGACCTGGTCAGAGAAAGGGGCATCCATAAAAAGTACGTCTGTATGGGGCGGGTGGACTTTATCTTGAAGAACCGTGACCTGATCCGCGACTTTGCCGCGATCGGCCTGGTGTACCTGGTCGTGGGCCTGGAGGCCGTGGAGGATACCTACTTAAAGCAGTACAACAAGCGGACAAAGATTTCCTGGAATGCGGAGTGCGTGCGATTTACCAATGAGCTGGGGATCAAGATATTCGGCATGTTCATCGTGGACCTGGATTTCGAAAAGAGGGATTTTGACCGGCTGTATACCTGGATCGCCGCGCAGGGCGTGAAAAATGTGGCTATCTCCATCTTCACGCCGGTGCCGGGAACGGAGATCTACAGCGACTATGCGGATAAGCTGATCACGGAGGACCCGGGACACTGGGACTATATGCATCTGGTGTGCAGGCCGGAGAAATTGTCCGTGAGGAAATATTATTTTTATTACTATGTGCTGCTGATCCGATTGTTTTTGCTGGCCAGGAGACAAGGCGTGTATGATATGGTAGACTATAAGTCATACATCCTGTCCTTTCTTAAAAATATGGTCAGGGGAAAGGGGAGCCGATGA
- a CDS encoding ABC transporter permease subunit: MKHRIPVRRFLIVLFWIGVWQSASLTVRNDILLAGPADVVRSFLVLLPTGDFWKAVGWSFGKIMFGFITAFLSGLLAGSLAFRFRFLDELLAPVISLVKSIPVASFVILALIWIGSRNLSVFISFLVVFPMIYVSTVSGLQSTDPLLLEMADIFSVGLLQRIRFIYLPALMPYLTSSCRVALGMSWKSGIAAEVIGVPAHTIGENLYMAKIYLATADLFAWTIVIILVSSLFEKLLLLGLGQIEKLNRSMGKYF, translated from the coding sequence ATGAAACACCGGATACCCGTACGCAGATTTTTAATCGTCCTCTTCTGGATTGGAGTCTGGCAGAGTGCCAGCCTTACAGTCAGAAACGACATCCTTCTTGCGGGTCCGGCAGACGTGGTCCGCTCCTTTCTTGTACTGCTGCCCACCGGGGATTTCTGGAAGGCGGTCGGATGGTCTTTCGGAAAGATCATGTTTGGCTTCATCACCGCATTTTTATCGGGGCTGCTGGCCGGGAGCCTGGCATTCCGGTTCCGGTTCCTGGATGAACTGCTGGCTCCGGTCATTTCCCTGGTCAAATCCATCCCCGTGGCCTCATTTGTCATCCTGGCCCTTATCTGGATCGGTTCCAGGAACCTTTCCGTATTTATCTCTTTCCTGGTTGTTTTTCCGATGATCTATGTGAGCACAGTCTCCGGGCTGCAGAGCACGGACCCGTTGCTCCTGGAGATGGCAGATATATTTTCTGTCGGACTGCTGCAGCGCATCCGGTTTATCTATCTGCCTGCTCTGATGCCTTATCTGACCAGCAGCTGCCGGGTCGCCCTGGGCATGAGCTGGAAATCCGGCATCGCCGCCGAAGTCATCGGCGTCCCCGCCCATACGATCGGTGAAAATCTTTACATGGCGAAGATCTATCTGGCTACCGCTGACCTGTTCGCCTGGACGATCGTTATCATCCTGGTCAGCTCGCTGTTTGAGAAGCTGCTTCTTCTGGGACTGGGACAGATTGAAAAGCTCAACAGAAGCATGGGGAAGTATTTTTGA
- a CDS encoding DUF554 domain-containing protein — protein MAGMGTLINVGGILAGGLGGLLFGKALKKRYQDTLMMACGVCVMFLGIGGTMQEMLKISQGKLTTEGTMMLIGSYAVGALIGEWMNIELKMEQFGEWLKIKTSNSGDGAFVDAFVTASLTVCIGAMAVVGAIQDGIYGDSSILAAKTVLDLLIIMVMTASLGKGCMFSAIPVALFQGGITALSTVIEPFMTEQALSNLSLTGSILIFCVGLNLIWGKKVKVANMLPCIVVAVLWALLPV, from the coding sequence ATGGCGGGAATGGGAACGTTGATCAATGTGGGCGGTATTCTGGCAGGAGGGCTGGGAGGCCTTTTGTTTGGCAAGGCTCTGAAAAAACGGTATCAGGATACGTTAATGATGGCTTGTGGGGTCTGTGTCATGTTTCTTGGCATCGGCGGTACTATGCAGGAGATGCTGAAGATCAGCCAGGGGAAACTGACCACGGAAGGGACCATGATGCTGATCGGGAGTTATGCGGTGGGAGCGCTGATCGGCGAGTGGATGAACATAGAACTGAAGATGGAACAGTTCGGAGAATGGCTGAAGATCAAGACAAGCAACAGTGGGGACGGGGCTTTTGTGGATGCCTTTGTCACGGCATCCCTGACCGTGTGTATCGGAGCCATGGCGGTGGTGGGCGCAATCCAGGACGGTATCTATGGCGACAGTTCCATTCTGGCTGCAAAGACGGTGCTGGATCTGCTGATCATCATGGTGATGACAGCTTCTTTAGGGAAGGGCTGTATGTTTTCAGCCATTCCGGTCGCTCTTTTTCAGGGTGGGATCACGGCGCTCTCTACAGTCATTGAGCCGTTTATGACAGAGCAGGCTTTGTCCAATCTGTCTTTAACCGGTTCTATTCTGATATTCTGTGTGGGGCTTAATCTGATCTGGGGAAAGAAAGTGAAGGTTGCCAATATGCTCCCCTGCATTGTGGTGGCGGTTTTGTGGGCGCTGCTGCCGGTCTGA
- a CDS encoding 4Fe-4S dicluster domain-containing protein, which produces MITNDATILRIKHDVLYEVAKMAWDGDLDKDKEEIPYKIIPGPQAQFRCCIYKEREIIRQRVRLAEGQCPSGKDSRNVVHVISAACEECPIASYVVTDNCRKCMGKACQNSCHFDAITMSDTRAHIDPNKCRECGMCANACPYNAIAHLERPCKKVCPVDAITYDEYGICVIDEEKCIQCGACIHSCPFGAIGSKTFMVDVINLIKAGKKVVAMVAPATEGQFGPDITMASWKTALKKIGFADMVEVALGGDMTAAAEAAEWAEAYKEGKKMTTSCCPAFVNMIKQHFPTLLDNMSTTVSPMCAVSRMLKERDPETITVFIGPCIAKKSETLDLNITGNADYAMTFGEIRAMMKAKDVELEPEENVYQEGSVFGKRFGNAGGVTAAVVECFKEMNEDIEPNVMKCNGAAECKKALLLLKVGKLPADFVEGMVCTGGCVGGPSKHKTEQEAKKARDLLIGQADGREVHENLKNLGADQVAMHRH; this is translated from the coding sequence ATGATAACAAATGACGCAACAATCTTACGCATCAAGCACGATGTTTTATATGAGGTAGCGAAGATGGCATGGGACGGCGATCTGGATAAGGACAAGGAGGAGATCCCATATAAGATCATCCCCGGTCCCCAGGCCCAGTTCCGCTGCTGTATCTACAAGGAGCGGGAGATCATCCGTCAGAGGGTGCGTCTTGCAGAAGGCCAGTGCCCGTCCGGCAAGGATTCCCGCAATGTGGTGCACGTCATCAGCGCGGCCTGCGAGGAGTGTCCCATCGCTTCCTATGTGGTGACTGACAACTGCCGCAAATGTATGGGCAAAGCGTGCCAGAATTCCTGTCATTTCGATGCGATCACCATGAGCGACACCCGCGCCCACATCGATCCCAACAAGTGCCGCGAATGCGGCATGTGCGCCAATGCGTGCCCGTACAATGCGATCGCCCATTTAGAGCGCCCCTGTAAAAAGGTCTGCCCGGTGGATGCCATCACCTACGACGAGTACGGCATCTGCGTGATCGACGAGGAGAAATGCATCCAGTGCGGCGCCTGCATCCACAGCTGCCCCTTCGGCGCGATCGGTTCCAAGACCTTTATGGTGGATGTGATCAATCTGATCAAGGCCGGCAAGAAGGTTGTGGCGATGGTGGCTCCTGCTACAGAAGGGCAGTTCGGACCGGACATCACCATGGCAAGTTGGAAGACCGCCCTTAAAAAGATCGGCTTTGCGGATATGGTGGAGGTTGCTTTGGGCGGCGATATGACCGCGGCAGCTGAGGCTGCTGAGTGGGCGGAAGCCTACAAGGAGGGCAAGAAGATGACCACCTCCTGCTGCCCTGCATTTGTGAATATGATCAAACAGCATTTCCCGACCCTGCTTGACAATATGTCCACTACGGTTTCCCCCATGTGCGCGGTGTCCAGGATGTTAAAGGAGCGCGACCCGGAGACCATCACTGTATTTATCGGGCCGTGTATCGCGAAAAAGAGCGAGACCCTGGACTTAAATATCACAGGGAATGCAGACTACGCCATGACCTTTGGCGAGATCCGCGCCATGATGAAAGCGAAGGATGTGGAGCTTGAGCCGGAGGAGAATGTGTACCAGGAAGGTTCCGTCTTCGGCAAACGCTTCGGCAACGCAGGAGGCGTGACCGCGGCTGTGGTGGAGTGCTTCAAGGAGATGAACGAGGATATCGAGCCGAACGTGATGAAGTGCAACGGCGCGGCAGAGTGCAAGAAGGCGCTGCTGCTTTTAAAGGTCGGCAAGCTCCCGGCAGATTTTGTGGAGGGCATGGTCTGCACCGGCGGCTGCGTGGGCGGCCCCAGCAAGCACAAGACCGAGCAGGAGGCGAAGAAAGCCCGCGATCTTTTGATCGGCCAGGCGGACGGGCGCGAAGTACATGAGAACTTAAAGAACCTGGGCGCAGACCAGGTGGCTATGCACCGCCATTAA